In Candidatus Cohnella colombiensis, one DNA window encodes the following:
- the rpoZ gene encoding DNA-directed RNA polymerase subunit omega — MLYPSIDELVRKVDSKYTLVVAASKRARDLREGALCGVGAPKSHKYVGVALEEIYKEAIHVEHIKQ; from the coding sequence GTGTTATATCCATCCATCGACGAGCTTGTAAGGAAGGTCGATAGCAAATATACGCTAGTCGTTGCTGCATCGAAGAGAGCACGTGATTTACGCGAAGGTGCATTGTGTGGCGTAGGTGCACCTAAGTCTCACAAGTATGTGGGCGTTGCGCTCGAAGAGATCTACAAAGAAGCAATACATGTCGAGCATATTAAGCAATAA
- the gmk gene encoding guanylate kinase, with protein MNKGLLFVLSGPSGVGKGTVCAALRKRLPDLIYSVSATTRSPREGEQDGVNYFFKSREQFQEMIERDALLEYAQYVGNYYGTPRDFVEKTLSEGKDIILEIEVQGALKVKEKFPEGVFIFLMPPSLNELKTRITGRGTESQTVIDHRLSMAQEEINLLYHYDYAVVNDQIELACDRISAIITAEHCKRERFLHELLPDIDAVAAADNV; from the coding sequence ATGAACAAAGGTTTATTATTCGTACTGTCAGGCCCATCTGGCGTTGGCAAAGGAACAGTGTGCGCGGCATTGCGCAAAAGACTGCCAGATCTTATCTACTCTGTATCTGCGACGACACGATCGCCACGGGAGGGAGAACAAGACGGGGTCAATTATTTCTTCAAATCGCGTGAGCAGTTTCAAGAAATGATCGAACGGGACGCATTGCTTGAATATGCTCAATATGTTGGGAACTATTACGGTACGCCACGCGACTTCGTGGAGAAGACATTATCTGAAGGTAAAGATATTATTCTCGAAATCGAAGTGCAGGGCGCGCTCAAGGTGAAGGAGAAGTTTCCTGAGGGCGTATTTATTTTCCTCATGCCACCTTCATTGAATGAATTAAAGACTAGAATTACAGGCAGAGGGACAGAATCCCAAACGGTCATCGACCATCGGCTATCGATGGCGCAAGAGGAAATTAATTTGCTCTATCATTATGACTATGCAGTCGTAAACGACCAAATTGAACTCGCTTGCGATCGAATCAGTGCGATCATTACTGCGGAGCATTGCAAGAGAGAGAGATTTCTCCACGAATTGCTCCCAGATATAGATGCCGTAGCGGCAGCAGATAACGTTTAA
- a CDS encoding DUF370 domain-containing protein: MAIKLINIGFGNIVSANRIISIVSPESAPIKRIIQEARDRHMLIDATYGRRTRAVIITDSDHVILSAVQPETVAHRLSTKDDEHDE, encoded by the coding sequence ATGGCGATCAAGCTGATTAATATCGGATTTGGTAACATTGTATCAGCAAATCGAATTATTTCGATTGTAAGTCCGGAATCAGCACCGATTAAACGGATTATTCAAGAAGCGCGAGATCGACATATGTTGATTGATGCAACATATGGTCGCCGTACCCGAGCTGTGATTATTACGGACAGTGATCATGTCATTTTGTCTGCTGTTCAACCAGAAACGGTCGCACATCGGTTATCAACTAAAGATGACGAACATGATGAATGA
- a CDS encoding bifunctional homocysteine S-methyltransferase/methylenetetrahydrofolate reductase — protein MKPDLRTALAQRPRVGDGAMATYLYQLGLPIGVSFEEYNLLKPEVIADVHRKYAAAGAEIIETNTYSAQYNKLLKFGLEKQTEEINVAGVQLARNAVGSSAYVVGSIGSVRSGAGKNIKLATVKRDFEEQIGALIGAGVDGLILETFFDLEELSLALGIIRKQSDISVICQFAVEDPHRTADGTPLAEAFRRLKGEGADVLGFNCRSGPNGILRAISSIPHDLDASLSVFPNAGLPEYVDGKVVYSATSEYFGASALKFADAGVRLIGGCCGTTPEHISAIAQALSQYDPEQRPQEQQERSTTAVETIEVTEYQAPDQQVGGHSNGNDEPNIVELVKQRHTVIVELDPPRDLDISKFLVGAAALKEAKADALTMADNSLAVTRMSNLALAALLKERVGIRPLAHIACRDRNLIGTQSHMMGFDALGIDHVLAVTGDPAKFGDLPGSSSVYDLTSFEIIKMIKQLNEGIAFSGKPLKQKAKFIVGAAFNPNVKYLDKAVQRLEKKIAAGADYIMTQPVYDAELIERIAESTKHLNVPIFLGIFPLANGRNAEYLHNEVPGIQLSQSVLERMKGLEGVEGRAEGVKIAQELLDVAMTHFKGIYLMTPFMAYEMTVALTRYVHEKSGAIVVDE, from the coding sequence ATGAAACCGGATTTGCGTACAGCGCTTGCACAAAGGCCAAGAGTTGGCGACGGTGCAATGGCTACTTACTTATATCAACTCGGTTTACCAATAGGTGTATCTTTCGAGGAATATAATCTGCTGAAACCTGAAGTTATTGCGGATGTTCATCGTAAATATGCGGCTGCTGGTGCCGAAATCATAGAGACGAATACATATTCTGCGCAGTACAATAAACTATTGAAGTTTGGACTGGAGAAGCAGACAGAAGAGATTAATGTCGCCGGAGTGCAACTTGCTCGTAATGCAGTTGGCTCAAGCGCATATGTCGTAGGTTCAATCGGTTCTGTCCGCAGTGGCGCAGGGAAAAATATAAAGCTCGCAACGGTGAAAAGAGATTTCGAAGAGCAGATCGGCGCACTGATCGGAGCGGGGGTCGATGGCTTAATTTTAGAAACGTTCTTCGATCTTGAAGAACTATCACTTGCACTCGGAATTATTCGGAAGCAAAGCGATATTAGTGTCATCTGCCAATTTGCAGTCGAAGACCCACACCGTACTGCTGATGGAACACCGCTTGCTGAAGCATTTCGTCGCTTAAAGGGTGAAGGAGCCGATGTGCTCGGTTTTAATTGTCGGAGTGGTCCTAATGGCATTTTGCGTGCGATCTCTTCGATCCCTCACGATTTGGATGCTTCATTAAGTGTGTTTCCGAATGCAGGATTACCTGAGTATGTCGATGGAAAGGTCGTATACTCAGCGACTTCAGAATATTTCGGTGCATCAGCTCTGAAATTCGCAGATGCAGGAGTTCGTTTAATCGGGGGATGCTGTGGAACGACACCTGAGCATATTTCAGCAATTGCTCAAGCACTCAGTCAATATGATCCAGAGCAACGTCCTCAGGAGCAACAGGAAAGATCAACGACAGCTGTTGAAACGATCGAGGTGACGGAGTATCAAGCACCGGATCAGCAAGTCGGTGGCCATTCGAATGGCAATGATGAGCCTAATATTGTTGAACTTGTAAAGCAACGCCATACGGTCATCGTTGAGTTAGATCCACCACGCGACTTAGATATCTCCAAGTTTCTTGTAGGCGCTGCAGCGCTTAAAGAAGCGAAGGCAGACGCTTTAACGATGGCGGACAACTCCCTTGCGGTCACTCGAATGAGCAATTTGGCGCTTGCTGCATTGCTTAAGGAACGTGTTGGTATCCGTCCGCTTGCACATATTGCTTGCCGTGATCGCAACCTAATCGGTACTCAATCGCATATGATGGGATTTGATGCGCTTGGTATTGACCATGTGCTTGCTGTAACTGGTGATCCTGCAAAGTTTGGTGATTTGCCTGGCTCAAGCTCCGTGTACGATTTAACCTCATTTGAAATTATTAAGATGATCAAGCAGTTGAATGAAGGGATCGCTTTTTCAGGTAAACCTTTAAAGCAGAAGGCGAAGTTTATTGTTGGCGCAGCCTTCAACCCGAATGTGAAGTATTTGGATAAAGCTGTACAACGACTAGAGAAGAAGATCGCAGCAGGCGCCGATTACATTATGACTCAGCCCGTATATGACGCAGAACTGATCGAGCGCATCGCTGAGTCGACGAAGCATCTGAACGTACCAATTTTCTTAGGCATTTTCCCACTTGCGAATGGTCGTAACGCAGAATATTTGCATAATGAGGTTCCGGGAATTCAGCTCTCACAATCTGTGCTAGAGCGAATGAAGGGCCTAGAAGGTGTAGAAGGTCGTGCAGAAGGTGTCAAGATTGCACAAGAGTTGCTTGATGTGGCGATGACTCATTTCAAAGGGATTTATTTGATGACTCCATTTATGGCTTATGAGATGACGGTCGCTTTAACGCGTTATGTTCATGAGAAAAGCGGAGCGATCGTTGTTGATGAATAA
- the dapF gene encoding diaminopimelate epimerase: MEFTKMNGLGNDFIVVAGQEALPDNVGQLAIKLCNRFFGIGADGLVFILPSDVADFYMRIINSDGSEAEQCGNAIRCVAKFVYDHNLISKTNITIETIGAGVQLVQLEIDNGEVGRVTVDMGQPILNGLDVPTTIDANPVLGHSVTVEGVEFQFTAVSMGNPHCVIYVEDAITFDTTSWGPKLEIDPLFPRKINVEFAKVNSRKHVEMRVWERGAGPTLACGTGACATLVSSVLNGLTERQATVSLAGGDLFIHWNEADNHVYMTGPAATVFTGSL, from the coding sequence ATGGAATTTACAAAGATGAATGGACTAGGCAATGACTTTATCGTTGTGGCAGGACAGGAAGCACTTCCGGACAATGTCGGACAACTAGCGATCAAGCTATGCAACCGTTTCTTCGGAATCGGCGCGGATGGCTTGGTCTTTATTTTGCCTTCTGATGTGGCTGATTTTTATATGAGAATTATCAATTCAGATGGTTCCGAAGCCGAGCAATGTGGCAATGCCATTCGCTGTGTTGCGAAATTTGTTTATGATCATAACTTGATTAGCAAAACCAATATTACGATTGAGACGATCGGTGCAGGTGTGCAGCTGGTTCAGCTTGAAATCGATAACGGTGAGGTAGGCCGAGTGACGGTTGATATGGGGCAGCCAATCTTGAACGGATTGGACGTTCCAACGACAATCGATGCGAATCCTGTGCTCGGACATTCTGTAACTGTTGAAGGCGTTGAGTTTCAATTTACTGCTGTATCGATGGGTAACCCTCACTGTGTCATTTATGTGGAAGATGCGATTACATTCGATACGACGTCTTGGGGGCCAAAGCTGGAGATCGATCCGTTATTCCCGCGTAAAATTAATGTGGAATTTGCAAAAGTGAATTCACGCAAGCACGTCGAGATGCGGGTATGGGAGCGAGGGGCAGGTCCGACACTCGCATGTGGAACTGGAGCATGCGCAACGCTAGTCTCTTCTGTACTCAATGGTTTGACCGAGCGTCAGGCGACGGTTTCACTTGCTGGTGGTGACTTATTCATTCATTGGAATGAAGCAGACAATCACGTTTACATGACGGGACCAGCGGCGACAGTTTTTACTGGCTCGTTATAA